The Pontibacter sp. SGAir0037 DNA segment ATCCGGATATAGGATAATATCTATAAACATATATAACACAGGACAAAATCAGCATGCATTTGGAATTCACTTAGTACAAAACTTTCCACTTCGTACAAATTGTGCTAAATTCACGTGGAATTTAAAGCATTTTTAATTTCAGGAAAAAACATCTTTCTAAAAAGCCTCGTTAGGCCAACTCATGGATAACATAATAGATATTTTACTACGAAACAAGGACAATATCCTTGAAAAATGGATAAGCAACCAGCTGAACGATGCTACTCTTCGAGACGACCTTATGTCGAATGATGAGCTGCAGGAACAGTCTGAAGAGCTGCTAAACGGCCTGCTTCGTGCCATCAGTAAAGGAAATTTTGAGGATATCTATACTTCCGATTTCGAACAGGTAACTGATATTCTGAGCGACTTGTCTGTTACCCGTGCCCGACAAGGTTTTAGTCCGCGTGAGACTGGCTTATATGTGCTTGGTCTGAAGCAGGCATTGAGCGATGTGCTGGAAGCTGAATTAAAAGACCAGCCAGTAGTGCTCTATACAGAGATAATGCGTATCCACAAGCTACTGGATCAATTAAGCATTATTACATTTGAAACGTTTATCAAAGGCCGCGAAGAAGTTATTCTTCGCCAGACAGATGAAATAAGCGAAATATCGACGCCGGTTATACGGGTGTGGGATGGTATACTGGCCCTGCCTATTATCGGCACCCTTGATAGTGCCCGCACACAGATTGTGATGGAGAACCTCCTTCAGGAAATTGTGAACACCGGCAGCAGCATCGCTATCCTGGATATTTCCGGTGTGCCGGCCGTTGACTCTCTGGTTGCGCAGCATTTAATCAAAACTGTAAGTGCTACCCGCCTGATGGGTGCTGAATGTATCATTAGCGGTATTCGAGCTGAAATTGCGCAGACCATTGTGCATTTAGGTATAGACCTATCCAATATCAAAACAAAAGCCTCCCTGGCCAGCGCACTGCAGCTTGCTTTCAGTATGCTAAACCTGGAAGTAAAGCGCGGAAGCGACAGATCAAATAAATTTAAAATAATCGGATAATACATGGAAAGGATACCTATTCTAAAGATGGGCCCCTTCCTGCTAGTCACCATACAGGTTGATCTTTACGACAGGCTTGCCCTGAACCTGGAAAACGACCTGATAACAATGGTGAGCAAAACGGGTGCAAGGGGAGTGCTGATAGATATTTCTGCTGTAAGCATTGTGGATTCATTTATGGGCCGCATTTTGGGCAATATTGCCTCGATGTCTCGTATTATGGATGCAGAGACTGTTGTTGTAGGAATGCAGCCTGCTGTAGCCATTACACTGGTAGAACTGGGCCTGACGCTACAGGGGGTATATACCGCCCTTAACGTAGAAAAAGGAATGGAGCTATTGTATACTAAAATCGACCTCGATACCTTCTCCGCAAAAGAAGACGAAGAAGAAGGAGACGCGGATGATAGTACTGAGTAAAGACATAATGCAGATTGTGCGGG contains these protein-coding regions:
- a CDS encoding STAS domain-containing protein, which gives rise to MDNIIDILLRNKDNILEKWISNQLNDATLRDDLMSNDELQEQSEELLNGLLRAISKGNFEDIYTSDFEQVTDILSDLSVTRARQGFSPRETGLYVLGLKQALSDVLEAELKDQPVVLYTEIMRIHKLLDQLSIITFETFIKGREEVILRQTDEISEISTPVIRVWDGILALPIIGTLDSARTQIVMENLLQEIVNTGSSIAILDISGVPAVDSLVAQHLIKTVSATRLMGAECIISGIRAEIAQTIVHLGIDLSNIKTKASLASALQLAFSMLNLEVKRGSDRSNKFKIIG
- a CDS encoding STAS domain-containing protein, which codes for MERIPILKMGPFLLVTIQVDLYDRLALNLENDLITMVSKTGARGVLIDISAVSIVDSFMGRILGNIASMSRIMDAETVVVGMQPAVAITLVELGLTLQGVYTALNVEKGMELLYTKIDLDTFSAKEDEEEGDADDSTE